In the genome of Capra hircus breed San Clemente chromosome 5, ASM170441v1, whole genome shotgun sequence, one region contains:
- the LOC102173922 gene encoding 60S ribosomal protein L17-like, with protein sequence MVRYSLDPENPIKSCKSRGSNLRVHFKNTRETAQAIKGMHIRKATKYLKDVMLKKQCVPFRRYNGGVGRCAQAKQWGWTQGQWPKKSAEFLLHMLKNAESNAERKGLDVDSLVIEHIQVNKAPKMQRRTYRAHGWINSYMSSPCHSEMILTEKEQIVPKPEEEVAQKKKISQKKLKKQKLMARE encoded by the exons ATGGTGCGCTATTCACTTGACCCAGAAAACCCCATAAAAT CATGCAAATCAAGAGGTTCAAATCTTCGTGTACACTTTAAGAACACTCGTGAAACCGCCCAGGCCATAAAGGGTATGCATATCCGAAAAGCCACCAAGTATCTGAAGGACGTCATGTTAAAGAAGCAGTGTGTGCCGTTCCGCCGCTACAATGGTGGAGTTGGCAGGTGTGCACAGGCCAAACAGTGGGGCTGGACTCAGGGTCAGTGGCCCAAAAAGAGTGCTGAATTTTTACTACACATGCTCAAAAATGCAGAGAGTAATGCTGAACGTAAGGGCTTAGATGTAGATTCTCTGGTCATTGAGCACATCCAAGTGAACAAAGCCCCCAAGATGCAGCGCAGGACTTACAGAGCTCACGGTTGGATCAACTCCTACATGAGCTCTCCCTGCCACAGTGAGATGATCcttactgaaaaagaacagattgttcctaaaccagaagaggaggttgcacagaagaaaaagatatcccagaagaaactgaagaaacaaaaacttatggCCCGGGAATAA